From a region of the Solanum stenotomum isolate F172 chromosome 2, ASM1918654v1, whole genome shotgun sequence genome:
- the LOC125855594 gene encoding lysine histidine transporter-like 8, giving the protein MESELVVEEMKNISTTISSTSSPHDSNNIIPKTPKSPFSSKILMSPLASASPIMKKALTYMEEIGHLTKLHDPAQDAWLPITESRSGNAYYAAFHTLCSGIGVQALLLPLAFITLGWIWGIISLSLVFMWQLYTLWLLIQLHEFTPGIRNSRYLGLSIAAFGEKLGKILALFPTMYLSGGTCVTLIMIGGSTMKIFFQTVCASKSHITTLSTIEWYIVFTVSAIVLAQLPNLNSIAGISLVGSISAVTYCTLTWVISVVKERPEGVSFEHVENTSDVATICAILNALGMIVFAFRGHNLVLEIQGTMPSSLKNPSHVPMWKGVKFSYSIIALCLFPLAIGGYWAYGNLMPNGGILSALDKYHGEDTSKVILGTTSLLVAIHCLTSFQIYAMPVFDNWECKYTSKKKKPCPWWLRTGLRVFFGCLTFFISVALPFLPSLAGLIGGIALTVTLAYPCLMWIMIKKPNRYSPSWFVNWSLGLLGLVLSVLLVFGAIWTIATQGMDVHFFKTQ; this is encoded by the exons ATGGAAAGTGAGTTAGTGgtagaagaaatgaaaaatattagtaCTACAATTTCTTCAACATCATCTCCTCATGATTCCAATAATATTATTCCTAAAACACCAAAAAgtccattttcttcaaaaatattaatgagTCCTTTAGCAAGTGCAAGTCCAATAATGAAGAAAGCTTTAACATATATGGAAGAAATTGGTCATCTTACAAAGCTTCATGATCCTGCTCAAGATGCTTGGCTTCCAATCACTGAATCAAGAAGTGGAAATGCATATTATGCTGCATTTCATACACTTTGTTCTGGGATTGGTGTCCAAGCTCTACTTCTTCCTCTTGCTTTTATTACACTTGGATG GATATGGGGGATCATAAGCCTATCATTAGTATTTATGTGGCAATTATACACGCTTTGGTTACTCATCCAACTTCATGAATTTACCCCTGGCATTCGCAATAGCCGTTATCTTGGCCTCTCAATTGCTGCTTTCG GTGAAAAACTTGGGAAGATATTGGCTCTATTTCCAACAATGTACCTATCAGGTGGTACTTGTGTTACACTTATTATGATTGGAGGTAGCACTATGAAGATTTTCTTCCAAACTGTTTGTGCTTCTAAAAGCCATATAACCACTCTAAGTACCATAGAGTGGTACATTGTGTTCACAGTTTCAGCCATAGTTCTTGCTCAGCTTCCTAATTTAAATTCCATTGCTGGAATTTCTCTCGTCGGTTCGATCTCCGCGGTGACCTATTGCACCTTGACATGGGTAATTTCTGTTGTAAAAGAAAGGCCAGAAGGTGTTTCATTTGAACATGTTGAAAATACATCTGATGTTGCAACAATTTGTGCCATCTTGAATGCTCTTGGAATGATAGTTTTTGCATTCAGGGGCCATAATCTTGTTCTTGAGATTCAG GGTACAATGCCTTCTAGCTTAAAGAATCCATCTCATGTGCCAATGTGGAAAGGAGTCAAGTTTTCATATTCTATCATTGCTTTGTGTTTGTTTCCATTGGCAATTGGAGGCTACTGGGCTTATGGAAACCTG ATGCCAAATGGAGGGATATTGAGTGCATTGGACAAGTACCATGGAGAAGACACTTCAAAAGTAATTCTAGGGACAACAAGTTTACTGGTGGCAATCCATTGCCTTACCTCATTCCAAATCTATGCAATGCCAGTGTTTGACAATTGGGAGTGTAAGTACACcagcaagaagaagaaaccatGTCCATGGTGGCTTAGAACAGGATTGAGGGTATTCTTTGGATGCCTAACATTTTTCATATCAGTGGCACTCCCTTTTTTGCCAAGTTTGGCTGGGCTTATTGGTGGCATTGCTCTGACTGTTACCTTGGCATATCCTTGTCTAATGTGGATAATGATCAAGAAACCTAACAGATATAGTCCAAGTTGGTTTGTTAATTGGTCACTTGGACTTTTGGGATTGGTTCTAAGTGTTCTTTTGGTATTTGGTGCAATATGGACAATAGCAACTCAAGGTATGGATGTCCATTTCTTTAAGACCCAGTGA
- the LOC125855595 gene encoding uncharacterized protein LOC125855595, with product MITRSNLAEQLREYQIRSKHDWASVSFFSSTSNLTSTAARADVVMFVICELVILALLVFSVVSLYFTHLKLAFILVSSSLLLLVCVTIAKQVTEARKKKRRMLLPLSM from the exons ATGATAACGCGATCGAATTTGGCGGAGCAGCTGAGAGAGTATCAGATTCGATCAAAGCACGATTGGGCTTCCGTCTCCTTCTTTTCCTCCACCTCTAATCTCACATCTACAGCTGCAAG GGCGGATGTCGTGATGTTTGTAATTTGTGAACTGGTTATCTTGGCACTCCTGGTTTTCTCAGTAGTTTCATTGTACTTCACACATCTAAAACTTGCATTTATCTTAGTAAGTTCTAGCTTGCTATTGCTTGTATGCGTGACAATTGCAAAGCAAGTTACAGAAGCCAGGAAGAAGAAGCGAAGAATGCTTCTTCCATTATCAATGTAG
- the LOC125854813 gene encoding phosphoprotein ECPP44-like translates to MADQYEQNKPSVEETVGANVEATDRGLFDFIGKKEEEKPSQEAISSEFCEKVKVSEEEVHKEEKKEDKKLHRSSSSSSSSSDEEEEIGEDGQIIKKKKKKGLKEKIKEKISGDHKEEVKTEDTSVPVEKYEETEEKKGFLDKIKEKLPGGGHKKTEEVAAPPPPPPAAVEHEAEGKEKKGFLDKIKEKLPGYHSKTEEEKEKEKN, encoded by the exons atggCTGATCAGTACGAACAGAACAAGCCATCAGTTGAAGAGACTGTTGGTGCCAACGTGGAGGCTACTGATCGTGGTTTGTTTGATTTCATTgggaaaaaagaagaggaaaaaccAAGTCAAGAGGCAATTTCATCTGAGTTTTGTGAGAAAGTTAAAGTAAGTGAAGAAGAAGTACACAAggaggaaaagaaagaagacaaGAAACTTCATCGATCAAGTAGCAGCTCTAGTAGCTCG AGTGACGAGGAGGAAGAAATTGGAGAGGATGGACAGataatcaagaagaagaaaaagaagggatTGAAGGAAAAGATTAAGGAAAAAATATCTGGTGATCACAAGGAAGAAGTGAAAACAGAGGATACCTCAGTTCCAGTTGAGAAATACGAGGAAACAGAGGAGAAAAAAGGATTTCTAGACAAAATTAAGGAGAAATTGCCAGGTGGAGGACATAAGAAGACGGAGGAAGTGGCGGcgccaccaccaccaccaccggCTGCGGTGGAGCATGAGGCGGAGGGGAAGGagaaaaagggatttttggacaaaattaaGGAGAAATTACCAGGATACCACtcaaaaactgaagaggaaaaggagaaggaaaaaaactaa
- the LOC125857010 gene encoding neutral ceramidase 2-like isoform X1: MRRKTKTLLSIFLFFLCQIILSVNGEYLIGLGSYDMTGPASQVNMMGYGNFDQITGGIHFRLRARTFIVAESFNGLRLVFVNLDAGMASQLVTIKVLERLKSRYGNIYSEENVAISGTHTHAGPGGYLQYVTYSVTSLGFVPQSFEAIATAIELSIVQAHDNLKPGSIFINKGDLENAGINRSPSAYLFNPQEERSKYNTNIDTLMTLLKFVDGDTGKNVGAFSWFATHGTSMSRNNKLISGDNKGAAARFFEDWFTKNSSTKSTKNFLHIKLYLSVIAGNLSGSNQDLLNKTSKIKPTGGQPCTNTTSQGFKVRKDKEMKFVGAFCQSNVGDVSPNVVGAFCIDSGLPCDFNHSSCHGNDQLCVGRGPGYPDEILSTKIIGERQFQKAVDLFTSAKQELTGKIDYRHVYINFTNIKVQLEDNKVVQTCPAALGPGFAAGTTDGPGVFGFQQGDTEINPFWKKLRDVLREPSPYQVGCQKPKTVLLDSGEMFWPYPWAPAILPIQIFRLGRLIILSVPGEFTTMAGRRLREAVKETLVRSGNGEFDDQTHVVIAGLTNAYSQYITTFEEYEQQRYEAASTLYGPHTLSAYIQEFKKLAESMAKGENITTKGPSPPDLLSIQLSLLPDPTGDSPPPGINFGDIKQDIMVPKSGTFTKGDRAIATFWSANPRYDLLTEGTFAVVEMLQHQSWQPEYDDDDFCLFFKWQAENITSIARDDVNSYGYATLEWEVPEEASPGVYRLRHFGSTKKTKESSNLYYTGASSAFTVS; the protein is encoded by the exons atgagaagaaaaacaaaaacctTACTAAGTATTTTCCTGTTTTTTCTTTGTCAAAtaattctaagtgtcaatgGAGAATACTTAATAGGATTAGGAAGTTATGACATGACAGGACCAGCTTCACAAGTGAACATGATGGGGTATGGTAATTTTGATCAAATTACTGGTGGTATACATTTTCGATTACGAGCTAGGACGTTCATCGTTGCtgaaagtttcaatggtctgaggCTTGTGTTTGTTAATCTTGATGCTGGTATGGCTTCACAACTTGTCACAATCAAAGTACTCGAGCGACTAAAGTCAAG GTATGGAAATATATATAGCGAAGAAAATGTTGCAATAAGTGGGACACATACTCATGCTGGTCCAGGAGGTTATTTGCAATATGTGACATATAGTGTAACTTCATTGGGCTTTGTGCCACAATCATTTGAGGCAATTGCTACTGCCATTGAGCTCAGTATTGTCCAGGCCCATGACAATCTAAAGCCTGGTTCTATCTTTATCAACAAAG GAGATCTAGAAAATGCAGGCATAAACAGGAGTCCAAGTGCATATTTATTCAATCCTCAAGAAGAGAGATctaaatataatacaaatattgaTACCCTAATGACCCTTTTGAAGTTTGTGGATGGAGATACTGGAAAAAATGTAGGTGCATTTAGTTGGTTTGCAACACATGGCACTTCAATGAGCAGAAATAATAAGCTAATTAGTGGAGATAATAAGGGTGCAGCTGCTAGATTCTTTGAGGATTGGTTCACCAAAAATTCCTCTACAAAGTCTACTAAG aattttttacacatcaaattatatttatctgTTATAGCAGGTAACTTATCAGGTAGCAACCAAGATTTATTGAATAAAACATCTAAAATCAAGCCTACAGGAGGACAACCTTGTACAAATACAACAAGTCAAGGCTTTAAGGTGAGAAAAGACAAAGAAATGAAATTTGTTGGAGCATTTTGTCAATCAAATGTTGGAGATGTGAGTCCAAATGTGGTTGGAGCATTTTGTATTGACAGTGGATTACCTTGTGATTTTAATCACTCTTCTTGTCATGGCAATGACCAACTCTGTGTGGGCCGCGGGCCTGG ATATCCAGATGAAATATTGAGTACAAAGATTATTGGAGAAAGACAATTTCAAAAGGCTGTTGATCTTTTCACATCTGCTAAACAAGAATTAACAGGGAAAATTGATTATCGACatgtttatattaattttacaaatattAAGGTTCAATTAGAAGATAATAAGGTTGTCCAAACATGCCCTGCAGCATTGGGCCCAGGATTTGCTGCTGGAACTACTGATGGGCCTGGTGTTTTTGGTTTTCAACAGGGTGATACTGAG atAAATCCATTTTGGAAGAAATTAAGAGATGTGTTAAGAGAACCAAGCCCATATCAAGTGGGCTGTCAAAAGCCCAAGACTGTTTTGTTGGACTCTGGAGAGATGTTTTGGCCATATCCTTGGGCG CCAGCAATACTTCCAATTCAAATTTTCAGGTTAGGAAGACTCATCATTCTCTCTGTGCCAGGAG AATTTACAACAATGGCTGGACGTAGGTTAAGAGAGGCAGTGAAAGAGACACTAGTTCGCAGCGGAAATGGCGAATTTGATGACCAAACTCATGTTGTCATAGCTGGCCTAACCAACGCTTACTCACAATACATAACCACTTTTGAAGAGTACGAGCAACAACGATATGAG GCTGCGTCTACTCTATACGGTCCACACACATTATCAGCATAtattcaagaattcaagaagCTAGCTGAATCTATGGCAAAAGGAGAAAACATTACTACGAAAGGACCTTCACCACCAGACCTTTTGTCAATTCAACTCAGTCTCTTACCAGATCCTACTGGTGATTCACCTCCACCGGGCATAAATTTTGGCGATATTAAACAAGACATAATGGTACCAAAATCCGGAACATTTACAAAGGGAGACAGAGCAATTGCAACATTCTGGAGTGCAAATCCAAGATATGACTTACTTACTGAAGGCACATTTGCTGTTGTGGAAATGCTTCAACACCAAAGTTGGCAACCTGAATATGATGACGATGATTTTTGCTTGTTCTTTAAATGGCAAGCAGAAAATATCACTAGTATTGCTCGTGATGATGTGAATAGTTATGGTTATGCTACACTTGAATGGGAAGTACCAGAGGAAGCTAGTCCTGGCGTTTATCGCTTAAGGCATTTTGGATCAACGAAGAAAACGAAAGAATCATCAAACTTGTATTATACTGGTGCGTCTAGTGCTTTTACAGTGTCATAG
- the LOC125857010 gene encoding neutral ceramidase 2-like isoform X2, whose amino-acid sequence MRRKTKTLLSIFLFFLCQIILSVNGEYLIGLGSYDMTGPASQVNMMGYGNFDQITGGIHFRLRARTFIVAESFNGLRLVFVNLDAGMASQLVTIKVLERLKSRYGNIYSEENVAISGTHTHAGPGGYLQYVTYSVTSLGFVPQSFEAIATAIELSIVQAHDNLKPGSIFINKGDLENAGINRSPSAYLFNPQEERSKYNTNIDTLMTLLKFVDGDTGKNVGAFSWFATHGTSMSRNNKLISGDNKGAAARFFEDWFTKNSSTKSTKVNQDLLNKTSKIKPTGGQPCTNTTSQGFKVRKDKEMKFVGAFCQSNVGDVSPNVVGAFCIDSGLPCDFNHSSCHGNDQLCVGRGPGYPDEILSTKIIGERQFQKAVDLFTSAKQELTGKIDYRHVYINFTNIKVQLEDNKVVQTCPAALGPGFAAGTTDGPGVFGFQQGDTEINPFWKKLRDVLREPSPYQVGCQKPKTVLLDSGEMFWPYPWAPAILPIQIFRLGRLIILSVPGEFTTMAGRRLREAVKETLVRSGNGEFDDQTHVVIAGLTNAYSQYITTFEEYEQQRYEAASTLYGPHTLSAYIQEFKKLAESMAKGENITTKGPSPPDLLSIQLSLLPDPTGDSPPPGINFGDIKQDIMVPKSGTFTKGDRAIATFWSANPRYDLLTEGTFAVVEMLQHQSWQPEYDDDDFCLFFKWQAENITSIARDDVNSYGYATLEWEVPEEASPGVYRLRHFGSTKKTKESSNLYYTGASSAFTVS is encoded by the exons atgagaagaaaaacaaaaacctTACTAAGTATTTTCCTGTTTTTTCTTTGTCAAAtaattctaagtgtcaatgGAGAATACTTAATAGGATTAGGAAGTTATGACATGACAGGACCAGCTTCACAAGTGAACATGATGGGGTATGGTAATTTTGATCAAATTACTGGTGGTATACATTTTCGATTACGAGCTAGGACGTTCATCGTTGCtgaaagtttcaatggtctgaggCTTGTGTTTGTTAATCTTGATGCTGGTATGGCTTCACAACTTGTCACAATCAAAGTACTCGAGCGACTAAAGTCAAG GTATGGAAATATATATAGCGAAGAAAATGTTGCAATAAGTGGGACACATACTCATGCTGGTCCAGGAGGTTATTTGCAATATGTGACATATAGTGTAACTTCATTGGGCTTTGTGCCACAATCATTTGAGGCAATTGCTACTGCCATTGAGCTCAGTATTGTCCAGGCCCATGACAATCTAAAGCCTGGTTCTATCTTTATCAACAAAG GAGATCTAGAAAATGCAGGCATAAACAGGAGTCCAAGTGCATATTTATTCAATCCTCAAGAAGAGAGATctaaatataatacaaatattgaTACCCTAATGACCCTTTTGAAGTTTGTGGATGGAGATACTGGAAAAAATGTAGGTGCATTTAGTTGGTTTGCAACACATGGCACTTCAATGAGCAGAAATAATAAGCTAATTAGTGGAGATAATAAGGGTGCAGCTGCTAGATTCTTTGAGGATTGGTTCACCAAAAATTCCTCTACAAAGTCTACTAAGGT CAACCAAGATTTATTGAATAAAACATCTAAAATCAAGCCTACAGGAGGACAACCTTGTACAAATACAACAAGTCAAGGCTTTAAGGTGAGAAAAGACAAAGAAATGAAATTTGTTGGAGCATTTTGTCAATCAAATGTTGGAGATGTGAGTCCAAATGTGGTTGGAGCATTTTGTATTGACAGTGGATTACCTTGTGATTTTAATCACTCTTCTTGTCATGGCAATGACCAACTCTGTGTGGGCCGCGGGCCTGG ATATCCAGATGAAATATTGAGTACAAAGATTATTGGAGAAAGACAATTTCAAAAGGCTGTTGATCTTTTCACATCTGCTAAACAAGAATTAACAGGGAAAATTGATTATCGACatgtttatattaattttacaaatattAAGGTTCAATTAGAAGATAATAAGGTTGTCCAAACATGCCCTGCAGCATTGGGCCCAGGATTTGCTGCTGGAACTACTGATGGGCCTGGTGTTTTTGGTTTTCAACAGGGTGATACTGAG atAAATCCATTTTGGAAGAAATTAAGAGATGTGTTAAGAGAACCAAGCCCATATCAAGTGGGCTGTCAAAAGCCCAAGACTGTTTTGTTGGACTCTGGAGAGATGTTTTGGCCATATCCTTGGGCG CCAGCAATACTTCCAATTCAAATTTTCAGGTTAGGAAGACTCATCATTCTCTCTGTGCCAGGAG AATTTACAACAATGGCTGGACGTAGGTTAAGAGAGGCAGTGAAAGAGACACTAGTTCGCAGCGGAAATGGCGAATTTGATGACCAAACTCATGTTGTCATAGCTGGCCTAACCAACGCTTACTCACAATACATAACCACTTTTGAAGAGTACGAGCAACAACGATATGAG GCTGCGTCTACTCTATACGGTCCACACACATTATCAGCATAtattcaagaattcaagaagCTAGCTGAATCTATGGCAAAAGGAGAAAACATTACTACGAAAGGACCTTCACCACCAGACCTTTTGTCAATTCAACTCAGTCTCTTACCAGATCCTACTGGTGATTCACCTCCACCGGGCATAAATTTTGGCGATATTAAACAAGACATAATGGTACCAAAATCCGGAACATTTACAAAGGGAGACAGAGCAATTGCAACATTCTGGAGTGCAAATCCAAGATATGACTTACTTACTGAAGGCACATTTGCTGTTGTGGAAATGCTTCAACACCAAAGTTGGCAACCTGAATATGATGACGATGATTTTTGCTTGTTCTTTAAATGGCAAGCAGAAAATATCACTAGTATTGCTCGTGATGATGTGAATAGTTATGGTTATGCTACACTTGAATGGGAAGTACCAGAGGAAGCTAGTCCTGGCGTTTATCGCTTAAGGCATTTTGGATCAACGAAGAAAACGAAAGAATCATCAAACTTGTATTATACTGGTGCGTCTAGTGCTTTTACAGTGTCATAG
- the LOC125857011 gene encoding alcohol dehydrogenase-like 7, with the protein MASTKQYFSAAGKPIRCKAAVARKVGEPLVIEEVIVAPPKAHEVRLKIICTSLCYTDIIVWRMKEFPGCFPRILGHEAFGVVESVGEDVDEFKEGDSVVPIFLPDCMDCVDCKSKKSNLCSKFPFQASPLLHRDDTSRFTNAEGETLHHFLYISSFSEYTVVDVVNVTKIDPEIPPNRACLLSCGVSTGVGAAWKTANVEPGSTVVIFGLGSVGLAVAEGARLCGATRIIGVGRNSGKFEIGKQFGVTEFVNSKSCGDKSVSQVIIEMTNGGADYCFECVGLATLVQEAFACCRKGWGKTIVLGLDRPDAQLNLSSFEVLQSQKTLTGSFFGGLKPKSDVPILVKRYLDKELELDKFVTHEVNFEDINKAFDLLIQGKSLRCVIWMDK; encoded by the exons CAGCAGTGGCAAGAAAAGTAGGAGAACCACTGGTGATAGAAGAAGTGATTGTGGCTCCTCCTAAAGCACATGAAGTTCGACTCAAAATCATTTGCACTTCTCTCTGTTATACTGACATTATCGTATGGAGGATGAAA GAATTTCCTGGCTGCTTTCCAAGAATCTTAGGCCATGAAGCTTTCGG GGTCGTCGAGAGTGTTGGAGAAGATGttgatgagttcaaagaagGAGATTCAGTTGTACCGATATTTTTGCCTGACTGTATGGACTGTGTAGACTGTAAATCCAAGAAAAGCAACCTTTGTTCCAAATTCCCATTTCAAGCGTCTCCGTTGCTGCATAGAGATGATACAAGCAGATTCACTAATGCTGAAGGAGAAACTTTACATCATTTCTTGTATATATCAAGTTTTTCCGAGTACACAGTCGTTGATGTTGTTAATGTAACAAAGATTGATCCTGAAATCCCACCTAACAGGGCGTGTCTTTTGAGTTGTGGCGTATCAACAG GAGTTGGTGCTGCCTGGAAAACAGCAAATGTGGAACCAGGTTCGACAGTAGTTATCTTCGGTTTAGGATCAGTTGGATTAGCA GTTGCTGAGGGAGCAAGGCTCTGTGGTGCTACCAGAATTATCGGCGTTGGTAGGAACTCTGGCAAGTTTGAAATAGGGAAGCAGTTTGGAGTTACTGAGTTTGTCAATTCCAAAAGCTGTGGGGATAAATCTGTTAGTCAG GTAATAATTGAGATGACTAATGGAGGTGCTGATTATTGCTTTGAATGTGTTGGTCTAGCAACACTTGTGCAGGAAGCATTTGCCTGCTGCAGAAAG GGTTGGGGTAAAACAATTGTTTTAGGACTTGATAGGCCAGATGCACAGCTGAATCTTAGCTCCTTTGAGGTTCTTCAGAGTCAGAAAACTCTCACGGGATCATTCTTTGGTGGTCTCAAACCCAAATCTGATGTTCCTATCCTCGTTAAACGTTATCTTGACAAG GAATTGGAGCTGGACAAGTTTGTCACACATGAAGTGAATTTTGAAGATATCAATAAGGCGTTTGATTTACTCATTCAAGGAAAGAGCCTACGCTGTGTTATCTGGATGGACAAGTGA